A genomic window from Salvia miltiorrhiza cultivar Shanhuang (shh) chromosome 5, IMPLAD_Smil_shh, whole genome shotgun sequence includes:
- the LOC131026575 gene encoding lectin alpha chain-like: MAASFPHTLIPLVCSITLLLALATTPGDATSFSYNFNQKPDPLNSMSLQGDAHYLKDTDEIGLIRLTKTDESGKALNYSAGRAVYLVPFKFWGDGMQVDFETTMKFIINPNSGDTDPADGFTFFIEPVDAPMGANGASFGEFNYFGSKRSTFAIEFDIHQDRNDPSYPHVGIDIETIDSVVTMEVGNELIGQVVTARIDYKAATSVISVKVTIGSKTYEVSYVKDLSTVLPQEVQFGFSAATGDRVAVHDLISWEFSTTPNTVNGSSGIRQVV, translated from the exons ATGGCTGCTTCTTTCCCCCATACCCTAATTCCTCTTGTTTGTTCCATCACCCTCCTCCTCGCCCTGGCAACCACACCTGGCGATGCGACCTCCTTCTCCTACAACTTCAACCAAAAGCCGGATCCTTTGAACTCCATGAGCCTGCAAGGCGACGCCCACTACCTCAAAGACACCGACGAGATTGGCTTAATCCGTTTGACGAAAACTGACGAGTCGGGCAAGGCGCTCAATTACAGTGCCGGGCGAGCCGTGTACTTGGTCCCATTCAAATTCTGGGGAGACGGGATGCAG GTGGACTTCGAAACAACCATGAAATTCATCATCAACCCCAACAGTGGTGACACTGATCCGGCCGACGGATTCACCTTCTTCATCGAGCCCGTGGACGCCCCCATGGGTGCCAATGGCGCCAGCTTCGGAGAGTTCAACTATTTCGGTTCGAAGCGCTCAACTTTCGCCATCGAATTCGACATCCACCAAGACAGAAATGATCCGAGCTACCCCCATGTTGGGATCGACATTGAAACGATTGATTCGGTAGTAACCATGGAGGTCGGCAACGAGCTTATTGGGCAGGTGGTGACCGCCCGCATCGACTACAAGGCAGCTACAAGTGTGATAAGCGTTAAAGTCACCATCGGCTCGAAGACTTATGAGGTGAGCTATGTGAAAGACTTGAGTACCGTTCTTCCGCAGGAGGTTCAATTCGGATTCTCCGCCGCCACCGGTGACCGAGTCGCCGTTCACGACCTCATATCCTGGGAATTCTCCACTACCCCCAACACCGtgaacggcagcagcggcattCGTCAAGTTGTGTGA